One window of Nocardia nova SH22a genomic DNA carries:
- a CDS encoding LysR family transcriptional regulator, whose translation MEFRHLVSFITIAEELHFGRAAQRLHLTQPSLSAQLQKLEKSLGAQLVARNSHEVRLTAAGREFELQARQIVAQLDRAARVAKATAEGRAGTLDIGYNLPASRHVLPEALAHMTDRHPDVVVSLWEKRTGPQLAALADGSLDIALVYGHPSTAEFRYRRLLHRVPLMAVVGRRHRWADRPGVPFAELESQECVLFAREQCPAMYDAIFRAAAQTRISLAVAHVADDPGATAHMVSVRPFVGFASLPRAISMGMGAPGSNSVAVKLSDPVPTLDLYAVWRSAETNPAVAAFLDCLDALGSADSAQIDDGREVSAAGIR comes from the coding sequence ATGGAGTTCCGACATCTAGTCTCGTTCATAACCATCGCCGAAGAACTGCATTTCGGACGCGCAGCGCAGCGCCTGCATCTCACTCAGCCAAGTCTGTCCGCCCAGCTGCAGAAGCTGGAGAAGTCACTCGGCGCGCAGCTGGTGGCCCGCAACTCGCACGAGGTCCGGCTGACCGCGGCCGGGCGCGAGTTCGAATTGCAGGCCCGCCAGATCGTCGCCCAGCTGGACCGGGCGGCGCGGGTCGCCAAGGCCACCGCCGAGGGCCGGGCGGGCACCCTCGACATCGGCTACAACCTGCCCGCCAGCAGGCATGTGCTGCCCGAGGCACTGGCGCACATGACCGACCGGCACCCGGATGTGGTGGTCTCGCTGTGGGAGAAGCGCACCGGGCCGCAGCTGGCCGCGCTGGCCGACGGCTCGCTGGACATCGCCCTGGTCTACGGTCATCCCAGCACTGCCGAATTCCGCTATCGGCGACTGCTGCACCGGGTGCCGCTGATGGCGGTGGTGGGGCGGCGGCACCGCTGGGCGGACCGCCCGGGCGTGCCGTTCGCGGAGCTGGAGAGCCAGGAATGCGTCTTGTTCGCTCGCGAGCAGTGCCCCGCCATGTACGACGCGATCTTCCGGGCGGCGGCCCAGACCCGCATTTCGCTGGCGGTGGCCCACGTCGCCGACGATCCGGGAGCGACCGCGCATATGGTGTCGGTGCGCCCATTCGTCGGATTCGCCTCGCTGCCGCGCGCTATTTCGATGGGGATGGGCGCACCGGGCAGTAATTCGGTGGCGGTGAAATTATCGGATCCGGTACCCACTCTGGATTTGTATGCGGTGTGGCGTTCGGCGGAGACCAATCCGGCGGTCGCGGCATTCCTGGACTGTCTGGACGCACTCGGATCCGCCGATTCCGCACAGATCGATGATGGCCGCGAAGTATCGGCCGCGGGTATTCGATAG
- a CDS encoding AMP-dependent synthetase/ligase — MNTASPTESPIGESRIAEPRAAASAILAARSDGPAGIEPAATANLYSILAEAAARYPARQSLAAAEGTPLTCAELNQRVRAVASALLGHGVAAGDRIVVLGPTRLEWALADCAALAVGAVVVPVYPTSSHTQLEHIVRDSGSAHFVAETDADAQRLTAAGAGEVWSFDRIGEWSRGRVRADLDERIDRVRADDLAMIVYTSGTTGLSKGCMITHRNMYVSAANTVLQTGALFEGVTALALPLSHVFGQTMLFACLFGGARTHLLANIADLVPALARVRPTFLALIPYALEKIRKHCRTLLTGPAEQEAVVQGLLILSGSEPTAAQDDPVAAALGGRLRYVISGGASLDDSTAGFFAASGTVILNCYGLTEAATAVTVSAPETNRVGTVGRPIPGTSVAVATDGEVLVRGPHVTPGYWGAAGADRPVDDRGWLHTGDVGRLEDGYLRITGRKKEILVTSGGKNVAPTPLEDRVRLHPLVSNCMVVGEGRPFVAALVTLDPDRTAAWQRKFPGADPATAVQDAIDDANSLVSRAESIRAFRIVPGDFTIADGLLTSSRKLRRAAIAETCSAEIDQLYLDHRK; from the coding sequence GTGAATACTGCGTCCCCGACCGAATCTCCGATCGGCGAGTCCCGTATCGCCGAACCGCGGGCCGCCGCGTCCGCCATACTCGCCGCCCGGTCCGACGGTCCCGCCGGGATCGAACCGGCGGCCACCGCGAACCTCTACTCGATCCTCGCCGAGGCGGCCGCGCGCTACCCCGCCCGGCAGAGCCTGGCCGCGGCCGAGGGCACGCCGCTGACCTGCGCCGAACTGAACCAGCGGGTGCGGGCCGTGGCCTCGGCGCTGCTCGGCCACGGCGTCGCGGCGGGCGATCGCATCGTGGTACTCGGGCCCACCCGCCTGGAGTGGGCGCTGGCCGACTGTGCCGCGCTGGCGGTGGGCGCGGTCGTCGTGCCGGTGTATCCGACCTCCTCGCACACCCAGCTCGAACACATCGTCCGAGACAGTGGCAGTGCGCATTTCGTGGCCGAGACCGACGCGGACGCCCAGCGGCTGACGGCGGCCGGGGCGGGCGAGGTGTGGTCGTTCGACCGGATCGGGGAATGGTCGCGCGGCCGGGTGCGAGCCGATCTGGACGAGCGGATCGACCGGGTGCGCGCCGACGACCTGGCCATGATCGTCTACACCAGCGGCACCACCGGGTTGTCCAAGGGCTGCATGATCACCCACCGCAACATGTACGTCTCGGCGGCCAACACGGTGTTGCAGACCGGCGCGCTGTTCGAGGGCGTCACCGCGCTCGCGCTGCCGCTGTCGCACGTCTTCGGCCAGACCATGTTGTTCGCCTGCCTGTTCGGCGGCGCTCGCACGCACCTGCTGGCGAATATCGCCGATCTGGTGCCCGCGCTGGCGCGGGTGCGCCCGACCTTCCTCGCGCTGATCCCCTACGCGCTGGAGAAGATTCGCAAACACTGCCGCACCCTGCTCACCGGCCCGGCCGAGCAGGAAGCGGTGGTCCAGGGCCTGCTGATCCTCTCCGGATCGGAACCGACAGCGGCACAGGACGATCCGGTCGCCGCCGCACTGGGCGGGCGACTGCGGTATGTGATCTCCGGCGGCGCCTCGCTCGACGATTCGACCGCCGGATTCTTCGCCGCGTCCGGCACCGTGATCCTCAACTGCTACGGCCTCACCGAGGCGGCGACGGCGGTGACGGTCAGCGCCCCGGAGACCAATCGCGTCGGCACCGTGGGCAGGCCGATCCCCGGCACCTCCGTGGCCGTCGCCACCGACGGCGAGGTCCTGGTGCGGGGCCCGCACGTGACTCCGGGCTACTGGGGGGCCGCCGGCGCGGACCGGCCGGTGGACGACCGGGGCTGGCTGCACACCGGCGATGTGGGACGGCTCGAGGACGGCTATCTGCGAATCACCGGGCGTAAGAAGGAGATTCTGGTGACCTCCGGCGGCAAGAACGTCGCGCCCACGCCGCTCGAGGACCGGGTGCGGCTGCATCCGCTGGTCAGCAACTGCATGGTGGTCGGCGAGGGCCGTCCCTTCGTGGCCGCCCTGGTGACCCTGGATCCCGACCGGACCGCGGCCTGGCAGCGGAAATTCCCCGGCGCCGACCCGGCGACCGCCGTCCAGGACGCGATCGACGACGCCAATTCCCTGGTGTCGCGCGCGGAGTCCATTCGCGCGTTCCGCATCGTCCCGGGTGATTTCACCATCGCCGACGGATTACTGACCTCCTCACGAAAACTGCGTCGCGCCGCGATCGCGGAAACCTGTTCGGCCGAAATAGATCAGCTCTACCTCGACCACCGAAAGTGA
- a CDS encoding NAD(P)/FAD-dependent oxidoreductase produces the protein MHDVIVVGTRVSGAPLAMLLARKGYRVLAVDRATFPSDTASTHYIHQAGLGFLKKWDLLDRVIATGCPPVRHLNFTYTDIDIRGMADPAPDGIDAVYCPRRTVLDKILVDAADAAGAELIEGFAVTGLLRDGDRVVGVRGRAGEGPEREFRARLVVGADGASSTVAKEVGAQVYEGSPAACFVYYSYYDGLDWGMQHRTGFGEQQFASWPTNDGLALVAVMRKRDRFREFRADPDGGVQEIVDQIDPLFGAQLRELGTRVEPFRPMLYPDNYRRRSFGPGWALVGDAGYHKDPFTGWGITDSFKYAQLLADLVDESLAGTRPFEQTLPEYQRERDAQSASTFELTLSISELSLTPYYDSVFRATSMSPGYTEKFFGLIAGLYPPEKFFGEAELAELYEQVGFPEQARHVSKSAAAL, from the coding sequence ATGCACGATGTGATCGTTGTCGGTACCCGCGTCTCCGGTGCGCCGCTGGCCATGTTGCTGGCCCGCAAAGGCTATCGGGTGCTCGCCGTGGACCGCGCCACATTTCCCAGCGACACCGCCTCCACCCATTACATTCATCAGGCCGGTCTGGGATTTCTGAAGAAATGGGATCTGCTGGACCGGGTGATCGCCACCGGATGTCCGCCGGTGCGTCATCTGAATTTCACCTACACCGATATCGATATTCGCGGTATGGCCGATCCGGCGCCCGACGGTATCGACGCCGTGTACTGCCCGCGCCGGACGGTGCTGGACAAGATCCTCGTCGACGCGGCCGATGCCGCCGGCGCCGAGCTGATCGAAGGGTTCGCGGTGACCGGGCTGCTGCGCGACGGCGACCGCGTCGTGGGTGTTCGCGGCCGGGCGGGCGAGGGGCCCGAGCGCGAGTTCCGGGCCCGGCTGGTCGTCGGCGCCGACGGGGCGAGTTCCACGGTCGCCAAGGAGGTCGGCGCGCAGGTGTACGAGGGCTCACCGGCGGCCTGCTTCGTCTACTACTCGTACTACGACGGGCTGGACTGGGGCATGCAGCACCGCACCGGATTCGGGGAGCAGCAGTTCGCCTCCTGGCCGACCAACGACGGCCTGGCACTGGTGGCGGTGATGCGCAAGCGCGACCGGTTCCGGGAATTCCGCGCCGATCCCGACGGCGGCGTGCAGGAGATCGTCGATCAGATCGATCCGTTGTTCGGCGCGCAGCTGCGGGAGCTGGGCACCCGGGTGGAGCCGTTCCGGCCCATGCTGTACCCGGACAACTACCGTCGCCGGTCCTTCGGCCCGGGCTGGGCGCTGGTCGGCGACGCCGGTTACCACAAGGACCCGTTCACCGGCTGGGGCATCACCGACTCGTTCAAATACGCGCAGCTGCTCGCCGATCTGGTGGACGAAAGTCTCGCGGGCACACGGCCGTTCGAACAGACCCTGCCCGAATATCAGCGCGAGCGGGATGCGCAGAGCGCCAGCACCTTCGAGCTGACCCTGAGTATCTCCGAATTGTCGCTGACCCCCTACTACGATTCGGTGTTCCGGGCCACCAGCATGAGCCCCGGCTACACCGAGAAGTTCTTCGGCCTGATCGCCGGGCTGTACCCGCCGGAGAAGTTCTTCGGTGAGGCGGAACTGGCCGAACTGTACGAGCAGGTCGGATTCCCCGAACAGGCTCGGCACGTGAGCAAATCGGCGGCCGCGCTGTGA
- a CDS encoding SGNH/GDSL hydrolase family protein, protein MSAAGLVALGDSFVEGRGDPAPGGGYRGWVPRLGGALGLRPAAIRNHGTHGATTGDVVARQLPAVVRAPLYGVVVGVNDLVSAFDPAAFEDNLHTVFGTLRDRGATVFTADYPDIPARLPVPEGFRALLRERFGFANRAVARVAAEHGALLLDLSARPEWELGGTWTGDGLHPSPSGHRLFAAAAAELIAATTASTVAA, encoded by the coding sequence GTGAGCGCGGCGGGACTGGTCGCACTCGGCGACAGCTTCGTGGAGGGCCGCGGCGATCCGGCTCCCGGCGGCGGCTACCGCGGCTGGGTGCCCCGGCTGGGCGGAGCACTGGGCCTGCGGCCCGCCGCGATCCGCAATCACGGCACGCACGGCGCCACCACCGGCGACGTGGTGGCACGGCAGCTGCCCGCGGTGGTGCGGGCTCCGCTCTACGGCGTGGTCGTCGGCGTGAACGACCTGGTGAGCGCGTTCGATCCGGCGGCGTTCGAGGACAATCTGCACACCGTCTTCGGCACGCTCCGCGACCGCGGCGCAACGGTTTTCACCGCCGACTATCCCGACATCCCGGCGCGGCTGCCGGTGCCGGAGGGCTTTCGTGCCCTGCTGCGGGAACGGTTCGGCTTCGCCAACCGGGCCGTCGCCCGGGTCGCCGCCGAACACGGCGCACTGCTGCTGGACCTGTCGGCCCGCCCCGAATGGGAGCTGGGCGGCACCTGGACCGGGGACGGGCTGCATCCGAGCCCGTCCGGGCACCGGCTGTTCGCCGCGGCGGCCGCGGAGCTGATCGCCGCCACCACCGCGAGCACCGTCGCCGCCTGA
- a CDS encoding type I polyketide synthase, giving the protein MTDDRRLARDPIAIVGMSGLLPKARNHREYWQNIVDGVDCTDEVPPSRWQLDDYYDEDPAAPDKTYARHGAFVPDVDFDPLEFGLPPNQLEVTSTMQTLSLGVARDLLADAGATGSGWYDPARTGVVLGTTGPVPLMHPLAARLSTPVLKRAARSVGLTAADADAIADRFTAAFAPWEENSFPGLLANVVAGRVANRLGLGGMNCTVDAACAASLAAIRTAIAELRDGRADMMITGGVDTENTIFIYMCFSKVGALSHRGRISPFDAGADGTLLGEGISMLALRRLADARRDGNRIYAVIRGLGSSSDGRAKSIYAPVAAGQRVALDRAYADADCSPADIALIEAHATGTAVGDRTELTALKALLSEATTEPGLVALGSVKSQIGHTKGAAGSASVMKLALALHQKVLPGTINVDTPNPEIDSAAAPFYVNSRTRPWIRDPRRPVRRAAASAMGFGGTNFHLVLEEADDARPPLLHRTPRAHIWHASDVAGLIDAVRGTAGGDGGGIPDDHARIGFVSVDDEAAAELRTLAVDELIRNPDAPHWDHPEGVYFRAAALPERKVGALFAGQGSQYVDMGVAAALNNPPVGAAFDAADAAFADAGARLAGVVFPPPAFDEDTRARQENLLRRTEFAQPAIGALSAGQFDVLRACGLRADGCLGHSFGELTALWAAGALTDEDFYALARARGAAMTVAEGVEAGTMVAVGASRADVERVVADVADVWICNHNAPDQVVVGGGTGAVAAITAIFTEKGWVTRQLPVSGAFHTPYVGHAVESFGAAVAAVRIGAPAVPVYADTRGASYSADPQVNRATLTAQLSNPVEFHDALTAMRADGCTVFVEFGPKQVLTSLVRRTFGDEVIAIATDSGPIGNGDLSLKRAAVRLAVLGFDLRGINRYSAPDPDPARKPAMAVTISAPEYVPETRRAAYAAALAGGYQVSGADDSAAVSNGGVAAAARTFTGAAVARPEPESGADGNGSGTVTSATALANGADAADVTSASVDFLPAQHISAPLPTSLEKRVSTQPQYRLSAPGALDSALVQHLHTHHHYLEGQLELARDLAGALRHGRIDEHLVRAIEAVKDHGLAISESHARAADVVAQLAELEAGASPARTRGVPAAESAAPGTDRPAAAFALEYSARALAGDEPALGPAVNHPVAGGSVIADTASTSAAEAVAMQSVPSDLGSEQSLAAEAGSAQSVQAGPSAEVLRQALREVVAEKTGYPVEMVDTSMDLEADLGVDSIKRVQVIGALQDRFPQVPVLGPEQLGTLRTLDQVVAELAEGVDTPASENVSPPVTAVASAAGADDGPAAGGPSAEDLRQALREVVAEKTGYPVEMVDTSMDLEADLGVDSIKRVQVIGALQDRFPQVPVLSPEQLGTLRTLDQVVAELAGGDVHPKAEAAAETPRHVVELVELPPVDLAVDPYRPGGHALLVRLGEAADIDCAAVEEQFRARSWSVRYADGPEAITGAGPVDACVVVAGAPTGIEEAQRVLTDAVLVAGRVLPRLRAATGRGGFLTLTRLDGCLGLRGTAEPVAAMVGGIGGVVKTLAAEQPALFCRALDIDPAVPPVRLAEHVLEELCDAASDTPEIGIDAAGIRRTVVPGRHGPARVTETVSAADDSGEIVLTESDVLVVTGGARGVTATCVRELARVSACRFVLLGRTALTSEPEWAQGIADARLKDAAVRALAATGATPRTVERECAHVRAGREIRATFGELGDRAHYLAVDATDADALAEALAPWRGRITGVVHGAGVLADSLLADKTAESVRRVLRPKLAGLAAVLAAAGEPRDLVLFTSVAGLFGNAGQADYAAANEALCRFAVSWSQRHPHSRVTAIDWGAWDGGMVTPQLREHFRSRGIPLLAPAAGAAAFTAQFGTARRPEPVLLVGAATALSAGESEPGPMRVRRGIAGLTGDPVIAAHRIGEHIVLPATFGLGGLVNLAERTRPGRTVVGARDFQVLKGLVFDHPVPALEFELEPIDPVDGRTAVRATAFADGAARFRATLLLADGPEPGGRQQIPVGTPESADRIYRDAIQFHGPALQGVRTIRAQSDRELVLECLLSPNPEAPSGFGGRLHDPVQADLILQCPPILGHRLLGAACLPLGVGRVDYYRPLPTGDRFLVVAGNPRAGRLDALIDATALATDGTVLQRFSDVTVVTTPDLTEKFRSSVRRWTA; this is encoded by the coding sequence GTGACGGACGACAGACGCCTGGCTCGCGACCCGATTGCCATCGTCGGGATGTCGGGCCTGCTGCCCAAGGCGCGCAACCATCGAGAGTACTGGCAGAACATCGTCGACGGGGTCGACTGCACCGACGAGGTGCCGCCGTCGCGCTGGCAGCTCGACGACTACTACGACGAGGATCCGGCGGCCCCGGACAAGACCTATGCGCGGCACGGCGCCTTCGTGCCGGACGTCGATTTCGACCCCCTCGAATTCGGGCTGCCGCCCAATCAACTCGAGGTGACCAGCACGATGCAGACCCTCAGCCTCGGGGTGGCGCGCGATCTGCTCGCCGATGCCGGGGCCACCGGATCGGGGTGGTACGACCCGGCCCGCACGGGTGTGGTGCTGGGAACCACCGGGCCGGTGCCGCTGATGCATCCGCTCGCGGCGCGGCTGTCCACGCCGGTGCTGAAGCGGGCCGCGCGCTCGGTGGGCCTCACCGCGGCGGACGCCGACGCGATCGCCGACCGGTTCACCGCGGCCTTCGCGCCCTGGGAGGAGAATTCGTTTCCGGGGCTGCTGGCCAATGTGGTGGCCGGGCGGGTCGCCAACCGGCTCGGGCTGGGCGGGATGAACTGCACCGTCGACGCGGCCTGCGCGGCCTCGCTGGCGGCGATTCGCACCGCGATCGCGGAACTGCGCGACGGCCGGGCCGACATGATGATCACCGGCGGCGTCGACACCGAGAACACCATCTTCATCTACATGTGCTTCAGCAAGGTCGGCGCGCTGTCGCATCGCGGGCGGATCAGCCCGTTCGACGCGGGGGCCGACGGCACGCTGCTCGGTGAAGGCATTTCGATGCTGGCGCTGCGCCGGCTCGCGGACGCGCGCCGCGACGGCAACCGGATCTACGCGGTGATCCGCGGTCTGGGCTCGTCGAGCGACGGGCGGGCCAAGAGCATCTACGCACCCGTCGCCGCCGGGCAGCGGGTGGCGCTGGATCGCGCCTACGCCGACGCCGACTGCTCACCGGCCGATATCGCGCTCATCGAGGCGCACGCCACCGGCACCGCCGTCGGCGACCGCACCGAGCTCACGGCGCTGAAAGCGCTGCTGTCCGAGGCCACGACGGAGCCGGGTCTCGTGGCGCTGGGCAGTGTGAAATCTCAGATCGGGCACACCAAGGGCGCGGCCGGTTCGGCGAGTGTGATGAAACTGGCGCTCGCGCTGCACCAGAAGGTGCTGCCGGGCACGATCAATGTCGACACCCCGAATCCCGAGATCGATTCCGCCGCCGCGCCGTTCTATGTGAACAGCCGCACCCGGCCGTGGATCCGGGATCCGAGGCGGCCGGTACGGCGCGCGGCGGCGTCGGCGATGGGCTTCGGCGGCACCAACTTCCACCTGGTGCTGGAGGAGGCCGACGACGCTCGCCCGCCGCTGCTGCACCGCACCCCGCGTGCCCATATCTGGCACGCCTCCGACGTGGCCGGGCTGATCGACGCGGTGCGCGGCACCGCGGGCGGGGACGGCGGCGGCATTCCCGACGACCACGCGCGGATCGGATTCGTGTCGGTCGACGACGAGGCGGCGGCGGAGCTGCGGACGCTGGCGGTGGACGAGCTGATACGCAATCCCGATGCGCCGCACTGGGATCACCCGGAGGGCGTGTACTTCCGCGCCGCCGCGCTGCCCGAACGCAAGGTGGGCGCGCTGTTCGCCGGACAGGGCAGCCAGTATGTCGACATGGGTGTGGCTGCGGCGCTGAACAATCCGCCGGTCGGCGCCGCCTTCGACGCCGCCGACGCCGCCTTCGCCGATGCCGGGGCGCGGCTGGCCGGGGTGGTGTTCCCGCCGCCCGCGTTCGACGAGGACACCCGGGCCCGGCAGGAGAATCTGCTGCGGCGCACGGAATTCGCGCAACCGGCGATCGGGGCGCTGTCGGCGGGCCAGTTCGACGTGCTGCGCGCCTGCGGGTTGCGGGCCGACGGCTGTCTGGGCCACAGCTTCGGCGAACTCACCGCGCTGTGGGCCGCGGGCGCGCTCACCGACGAGGACTTCTACGCGCTGGCCCGGGCGCGTGGTGCGGCCATGACGGTCGCCGAGGGCGTCGAGGCCGGGACCATGGTCGCGGTGGGCGCCTCCCGGGCCGATGTGGAACGGGTCGTCGCCGACGTCGCCGATGTCTGGATCTGCAATCACAACGCACCCGATCAGGTGGTGGTCGGCGGCGGCACCGGCGCGGTGGCCGCGATCACCGCGATATTCACCGAAAAGGGCTGGGTCACACGGCAGTTGCCGGTCTCCGGGGCGTTCCACACCCCGTATGTGGGACATGCGGTGGAGAGCTTCGGGGCGGCCGTGGCGGCGGTGCGCATCGGTGCGCCCGCCGTACCCGTCTACGCCGACACCCGCGGTGCGAGTTACAGCGCCGATCCGCAGGTCAACCGCGCCACGCTGACGGCGCAGCTCAGCAATCCGGTCGAATTCCACGACGCGCTGACCGCCATGCGCGCCGACGGCTGCACCGTCTTCGTGGAATTCGGGCCCAAACAGGTGCTGACCTCGCTGGTGCGGCGCACCTTTGGGGACGAGGTCATCGCCATCGCGACCGATTCGGGGCCCATCGGCAACGGTGATCTGTCGCTCAAGCGGGCGGCGGTGCGGCTGGCCGTGCTCGGCTTCGATCTGCGCGGGATCAACCGTTACAGTGCGCCGGATCCCGACCCGGCACGCAAACCCGCGATGGCGGTGACGATTTCGGCGCCGGAGTATGTGCCCGAGACCCGTCGTGCCGCTTATGCCGCGGCATTGGCGGGCGGGTACCAAGTATCGGGTGCGGACGACTCCGCCGCGGTGTCGAACGGTGGAGTCGCCGCAGCGGCACGTACGTTCACCGGCGCCGCGGTGGCGCGGCCGGAGCCCGAATCGGGCGCTGACGGAAACGGTTCCGGCACCGTGACTTCGGCGACTGCTCTCGCAAACGGGGCCGATGCCGCCGATGTTACGTCTGCGAGCGTCGATTTCCTTCCTGCCCAGCATATTTCCGCCCCCTTGCCTACCTCCCTGGAGAAGCGCGTGTCCACGCAACCGCAGTACCGTCTGTCCGCGCCCGGTGCGCTCGACAGCGCCCTGGTGCAGCATCTGCACACCCACCACCACTATCTGGAGGGGCAGCTCGAGCTGGCCCGGGATCTGGCCGGGGCACTGCGCCACGGCCGGATCGACGAACATCTGGTGCGAGCCATCGAGGCCGTGAAGGACCACGGGCTGGCGATCAGCGAAAGCCACGCCCGCGCAGCCGATGTGGTGGCGCAGCTGGCCGAACTGGAAGCCGGGGCGAGCCCGGCGCGAACGCGAGGTGTTCCGGCCGCCGAGTCCGCCGCACCCGGAACAGACCGTCCCGCAGCCGCTTTCGCACTGGAATATTCTGCCCGGGCCCTGGCGGGTGACGAACCCGCGCTGGGACCGGCCGTGAACCATCCGGTGGCCGGTGGCAGCGTGATTGCCGACACCGCATCCACTTCGGCGGCGGAAGCCGTTGCCATGCAGAGTGTTCCGTCCGACCTGGGCTCCGAGCAGAGCCTTGCGGCCGAAGCAGGATCGGCGCAGAGCGTTCAGGCGGGCCCTTCCGCAGAGGTGTTGCGGCAGGCGTTGCGTGAAGTGGTGGCGGAGAAGACCGGTTATCCGGTGGAGATGGTCGATACCTCGATGGATCTGGAGGCGGATCTGGGTGTGGATTCGATCAAGCGGGTGCAGGTGATCGGTGCGTTGCAGGATCGGTTCCCGCAGGTGCCGGTGCTCGGCCCGGAACAGTTGGGCACCTTGCGCACCCTCGACCAGGTGGTCGCGGAGCTCGCGGAGGGAGTGGATACACCTGCGTCCGAGAATGTTTCGCCACCGGTGACCGCGGTCGCGAGTGCGGCCGGTGCGGACGATGGCCCGGCTGCCGGAGGCCCGTCCGCGGAGGACTTGCGGCAGGCATTGCGTGAAGTGGTGGCGGAGAAGACCGGCTATCCGGTGGAGATGGTCGATACCTCGATGGATCTGGAGGCGGATCTGGGTGTGGATTCGATCAAGCGGGTGCAGGTGATCGGTGCGTTGCAGGATCGGTTCCCGCAGGTGCCGGTGCTCAGCCCGGAACAGTTGGGTACCTTGCGAACCCTGGATCAGGTGGTCGCCGAGCTGGCCGGGGGTGATGTCCACCCAAAAGCTGAGGCCGCGGCCGAGACGCCGCGGCATGTTGTCGAACTCGTCGAACTCCCGCCGGTGGACCTCGCGGTCGACCCCTACCGCCCCGGCGGGCACGCTCTGCTCGTCCGCCTGGGCGAGGCCGCCGACATCGATTGCGCCGCCGTGGAAGAGCAGTTCCGGGCGCGCAGCTGGTCGGTGCGGTATGCCGACGGCCCCGAGGCGATCACCGGTGCCGGACCTGTCGACGCCTGCGTGGTGGTTGCCGGTGCGCCCACCGGAATCGAGGAGGCGCAGCGCGTTCTCACCGACGCGGTGCTGGTGGCCGGGCGGGTGCTGCCCCGGCTGCGGGCCGCGACCGGGCGCGGTGGATTCCTCACCCTCACCCGGCTGGACGGATGTCTGGGCCTGCGCGGTACCGCGGAACCGGTGGCGGCGATGGTCGGCGGTATCGGGGGTGTCGTGAAAACCCTGGCCGCCGAACAACCCGCGCTGTTCTGCCGGGCGCTCGACATCGACCCGGCGGTGCCGCCGGTGCGGCTGGCCGAACATGTTCTCGAGGAGCTGTGTGATGCGGCTTCGGATACGCCGGAGATCGGCATCGACGCCGCCGGAATCCGCCGCACCGTGGTGCCGGGCCGACACGGTCCGGCGCGTGTCACCGAAACCGTCTCCGCCGCAGACGATTCGGGGGAGATCGTGCTCACCGAATCGGATGTGCTGGTGGTGACCGGCGGCGCCCGGGGCGTCACCGCGACCTGTGTGCGTGAACTCGCGCGGGTGAGCGCCTGCCGGTTCGTGCTGCTGGGCCGCACCGCGCTGACATCCGAACCCGAATGGGCACAGGGGATTGCGGACGCGCGGCTGAAGGACGCGGCCGTGCGGGCACTGGCGGCGACCGGTGCCACGCCACGGACGGTCGAACGCGAATGCGCGCACGTCCGGGCCGGGCGGGAGATCCGCGCGACATTCGGCGAACTCGGCGACCGCGCACATTATCTGGCCGTGGACGCGACCGACGCGGACGCGCTCGCCGAGGCGCTGGCGCCGTGGCGCGGCCGCATCACCGGTGTGGTGCACGGCGCGGGTGTGCTCGCGGACTCGTTGCTCGCCGACAAGACCGCCGAATCGGTGCGCCGGGTGCTGCGGCCCAAACTGGCCGGACTCGCCGCGGTGCTGGCCGCCGCCGGTGAGCCACGGGATCTGGTGCTGTTCACCTCGGTGGCGGGACTGTTCGGCAATGCCGGGCAGGCCGACTACGCCGCCGCCAACGAGGCGCTGTGCCGGTTCGCGGTGAGCTGGAGTCAGCGGCATCCGCACAGCAGGGTCACCGCCATCGACTGGGGCGCCTGGGACGGCGGCATGGTGACACCCCAACTGCGCGAACACTTCCGCAGCCGCGGCATTCCGCTGCTCGCGCCCGCGGCGGGGGCGGCCGCCTTCACCGCCCAGTTCGGCACGGCCCGCCGACCGGAACCGGTGCTGCTGGTCGGCGCGGCCACCGCACTGTCGGCGGGTGAGTCGGAACCGGGTCCGATGCGGGTCCGGCGCGGGATCGCCGGACTCACCGGCGACCCGGTGATCGCGGCGCACCGCATCGGTGAACACATCGTGCTACCGGCCACCTTCGGACTGGGCGGCCTGGTGAACCTCGCCGAGCGCACCCGGCCGGGCCGGACGGTGGTGGGGGCGCGCGACTTCCAGGTGCTCAAGGGCCTGGTCTTCGACCACCCGGTGCCCGCACTCGAATTCGAGCTGGAGCCGATCGACCCGGTCGACGGCCGGACGGCGGTGCGCGCCACCGCGTTCGCCGACGGCGCGGCCCGGTTCCGGGCGACGCTGCTCCTGGCAGACGGGCCGGAACCAGGCGGTAGACAACAGATTCCGGTCGGGACGCCGGAATCCGCCGACCGGATCTACCGGGACGCGATCCAGTTCCACGGTCCCGCACTACAGGGCGTGCGCACCATCCGCGCACAGAGCGACCGGGAACTCGTTCTCGAATGCCTCCTCTCCCCGAATCCCGAGGCCCCCAGCGGATTCGGTGGTCGCTTGCACGACCCGGTCCAAGCCGATCTGATTCTGCAATGTCCCCCGATCCTGGGCCACCGCCTGCTGGGCGCGGCCTGCCTGCCACTCGGTGTCGGCCGGGTCGACTACTACCGGCCGCTGCCGACCGGGGACCGGTTCCTCGTGGTGGCCGGTAACCCGCGCGCCGGGCGCCTGGACGCGCTGATCGACGCGACCGCACTGGCCACCGATGGCACGGTGCTGCAACGATTCTCGGATGTCACGGTGGTCACGACACCCGATCTGACGGAAAAATTCCGATCTTCGGTGAGGCGGTGGACGGCATGA